A single genomic interval of Hevea brasiliensis isolate MT/VB/25A 57/8 chromosome 4, ASM3005281v1, whole genome shotgun sequence harbors:
- the LOC131179156 gene encoding COP1-interacting protein 7-like: MKSSSRLDSAVFQLTPTRTRCDLVLSANGKTEKIVSGLVNPFLAQLKIARDQMAKGGYSIILEPELGTDATWFTRGTVERFVRFVSTPEVLESVYALESEILQIEEAIAIQSNNEIRLAMVKDHQTKSVEHIEGSRPLLDSNEEKAIVLYKVGAHLIILIQWFLTVRELLKHLQ, translated from the exons ATGAAGTCTTCAAGTCGGCTTGACTCGGCTGTTTTTCAACTCACTCCAACTCGGACAAG gtGTGATTTGGTTCTCTCCGCAAATGGAAAGACGGAGAAAATAGTCTCCGGTTTGGTTAATCCATTTCTTGCCCAATTGAAGATTGCGCGAGATCAAATGGCCAAGGGGGGTTACTCAATTATTCTTGAGCCAGAGCTTGGAACTGATGCAACATGGTTCACAAGAGGAACAGTTGAAAG GTTTGTTCGTTTTGTGAGCACTCCAGAGGTCTTGGAAAGCGTGTATGCCTTGGAATCTGAGATCTTGCAGATTGAAGAGGCAATTGCGATTCAAAGTAACAATGAAATAAGGTTGGCCATG GTCAAAGATCATCAAACAAAATCTGTGGAACACATTGAAG GTAGCAGGCCTCTGCTGGATTCTAATGAGGAGAAAGCCATTGTCCTTTACAAGGTGGGTGCACACCTAATAATTCTCATACAATGGTTTTTGACAGTGAGAGAATTGTTAAAACACCTTCAGTGA